From the genome of Brachionichthys hirsutus isolate HB-005 chromosome 9, CSIRO-AGI_Bhir_v1, whole genome shotgun sequence:
ATTCAGGTTACATAACCAAAAACAGCCACACATGTCCTTCCGATTGGCCGCTCATTGAATAGAGGACCTTACTGTGTTCACCTTTTGTTTCGTAACAGTTCACAATGAAAAAGTGACGCCAGCTGAGCCACAGGGGCATGAAGTAGGTAGTgatgactctgtgtgtgtgtgtgtgtgtgtgtgtgtgatgcgtggGAGGTGCATGTGTATACTTCCATGTACTGTAGATACATAAGAAGTATTATTTTCTTTGGTGGTGTTGTCACGTGGTGGTCCATGCGCGTTTACGTAATCGTCATTATTCATTTCCAGATGCGATGAGTTTTTCCTGCGGCCCAACGCTCTTCTGCCCACTCCCATTCTCTGACATTAAAAAGCGCATCTTGCCTCACAAACTCCACCAGTGCAGTTACATAAAAAATCCAACAGGTAAATGAGTAATTATCAGTCACACTCAACAGGTTCAGCAATGCACAGTttgtttgttagttttgtttacTAGTTTATGCTGTACCTAAGATTTAAAAGAATTATTTCCGTAATCAGATATAATAGTTATCTCTAACAGTCGTAAATGTAAGTGATTGAAACcttttatgctttttattcatcaaattcctaatcaaatgtaatattgtaaACTTTCTCCTTCCTTTCTAATAGTGTCAGCATGTCAGAGcttacaaatacagtaaaaatgaacaaatacaaCTTCAAACTTGTGAAAGTTGTGATCTGGTCACATTCTGGGCTCTTGTAGGGACTCCTTAAATTCAGGCTTAGCTCTCTCCACCTGAGACGTGACGAATGGAGACGGAACGGATCAATCATTCACGTCCTTCATGCACTCGTATAAAACCAGAGAAGCACTGTGCGTGTTAAGCCGTGTGCATGCATTCCCCTTTAATAAATGAGGTACGTGAATGCTGCTCAGATTTAAGCATGATGACTCAACTGTAAGTCGCTGCTAATGTTCATACTTACACTGAGCTGAGGTAATTAATTCTAACGACCTCTCTGCCCTTTTGCTTGTTTAAATATTTATCCAGCAGCTTGGCACCGTGACAAAACAGCTCCCGTAGAAGTCGGCGAGATTGATTTAATTCTCTGTAATAATTTCTTGCTGTTAATGAGCAGGAATAGGTTTGGTTAAGGAAGTCCATTAATCATCTTGTCGAATAATTACCCCCATATGACCCATATAAGATGTTGAAAACTGAAAAAGTAAAATCACATTGGTGATCAATAACGGTGGCGTCGCTCGGCGCTACTTGACGCGTGAACCTGTTTGTTGTCAGTGAATCAAAGTGACATGGTTACAGAAGGCGCTCCGTTCTGAAAGGCATCCTCgcaactttgtcattaatctgCTTCTGACAACTTTCAGCATTACAGATGCAGCAAATACGCTTCAGTCATATGTCGCCATGGCAACTGCTGCCAGGCCAAGCATCGTCTGGAATCAAGAGCCATTAAAGCGGCTGATTACTGAGCGGGACAGGCTGGGATGTTGGCAGAGATGGCTTGGATATGATTTTTAACAAACATCAACATTCACTTCAGTCACCTGCTGTTTATTTGAATTCAAATAATTCACTGACATCATGTAAGAGTTCATTGTCATATTCTTCCATGTGTGGACTCTGCCCTACTTTGCAGCACAGGATCTCTGCATGTGGTTGGAATGTAATTTACTTGGAGCTGACAATAAATCCATGTCAACAAAACATGCAAGGCAAACAAAGAGAATGGGGAGTTGCTCAAACAAATATTCCTGTCTTCAACACAATGCAGAGCACAAAGTCCCACCAGTGGATGGCCTGATTTGCTGTGTGTGGAGGCACTGGGTTGACGGCCATCATGGAAACCAGGAGAGGACTTCTGCTTTGGCCGGGGAGCTGCCGATGTCACTCCTTCTTTGGGCAGACGTTAATCGTTGTCTTTGAGGTGGTCAAACTCGAGCCGCTAATGACGAGCAGTCACTGAAACAGCCAATCAACGAACCGTCAGTCCAGCCATGTATGATGTGCATTGGTTCAACACTGACAGCGTAATGTGCTTCTGTGTAATATTTGCTTCAAAAATTCCACTATGAACCAAGTAACAAAATCAAATCTGACAGTCAAAGTAAGTTTGTCTGATTTACCGTAAACGCATCGCATCTAAAGATGAGCTAAAAGCATCGAGTTACTACTGAGATATATAATTATCAAGTAGCGATGATGAAAAATACAAGTATTGATACAAGTTGCACAAAAGAAGCGTTTTATCATTCCTTGATATCCATGTTACACAGAAACTAGAAGATACGGTGCCACCAACTCCACTCATCGCCAAAAGAAAagcatattatatattttaatattagaaTATCACTGAGTAATAATGTGGCGAGCTTATTTCTGAAGTCAAGCGTGTTGGAATTCTAAATGTCAGTTCAGCCGGTAAATATTGGCACCAGCATCATTACACAATTGCCATTAGTCTCGATATTATAACTGTGTGTGTTGTTCTAGTTTTGTTGGGTCACGAACAgtttttaaaaactgttttgcaaaaaaaatctatttcaaGTCTTGGTGAATGCAGGAGCATGAGGCctcgatggaggaggagagcaccCGGGATTAGTCCAGTCTACTGAGGCAGAGCGGAGACATTCTGAGCAGCACCAAGACAGACACAAGTGACAGCCACTCTGACACGGATGGAGACCCTGAGTCACGACCACGTCGGAGCGCCGCTTCGGTGGCAAAGTGAGTGGGAGTAAAGAGAGCGGGAAAGATAATGGAAGAGGTggcatgggaggggggggggcaggtgagcCGACATCAACCTTCGACATGAATGAACCACTGGAGGGATTTCACATGGGCAAGGCTTAACacaggaaggaagcaggaaagTGGGCGAGGTGGAGAAGTAGCAAAGTTGAAAGTagacagacagaggggggggggggttctatccGGCCTCGTCACTTTCCCTTCGATCAGTCCTGAATCAATCACAATCACAGTAAATTGGGTGAattgatgatgctgctgctttccACCAGTCTGGGGCACAGAGAGCAATTACCATTACTGAGCCCTGTTTAGCATTGTGACGTAGACAATTTGACTTCAGacggggcggtggggggggctgtaatggggtgggggggtaattCTGTCTTCACAACCTATTTCACATATGAAGTGCTTTCTTTCAAGCTCAGCACAAAAATATAGACTTCTATCAGAACCTTCTCTAAGCAAAAAGAACATCGATCGTGCCGTACATCAAAGCTACTAATAATGTAACCGAAGCGGaggcatttgaaataaaatgagaatattttttttttataaaacaaaggCAGAGCTATCTGCAGGCGATGCAAGCAGAAGGCCATGTTGAATGTTAAAATGACATGAACTCTTTTGAacttctttttggggggggggttataaaatacatttttcagctCCTCACTAAAATGCTTTGACACACTTTGGCACACACTTTTTGGACTGCAATGAAGTccagaaggaaataaaaataaccctTGTACTGATGTACAGTATTTTAAGGAGGCTACGGAACTGAACGAATTCTGTCTGAGAACAAGATGGGAGATTAAAAGATGAGGAAGGAGTGCCCTCATCTGGTGGTTTTCGGTTATTGCATTTGCAACCTTACTGCATGGACAGCAATGAGCAGGAGGCGTAATAATAAAATCACTAacttgtttcatttcatgtggTTCCATTACTATTTATACGACATTGGTTGGGAAAATACAAATTCAGGAACCTTAGTGTCAGTGGAAGCTGGAAAATTGTTTAGAAATGCCTGATATTAAACGGTATGATAAAGTTAGACTTCAGGATTATTTAATCTATGACAGATTGAGATGAAATTAAGGGCACAGAAGAGAGCGAAGACTATTTACAGGCATTAAAATAGAAAGAGATAGGAATggcacaaaaaaacagcacaaaccTTCAAGTTGGGATCGTTTTAGACTGAGCGTCTTTGTCTTCAGTAGTAATAGCTTCCAAAAACTGCCACGGCACAGAACAAGCTGTCCTACAAAGGTAAAACACAAGCCCATGAGAATTTCGTTTTCCCCCCACTCACATCTGATTGAAGGAAGCAAAGAAACCTACATTCATAAAAACATCTTCTGCATAGTTGTCTGTGTCAGCGTCCCAGAAACACCTTGATGACATTCTGAGaacagaagaaggaaaagagCATCGCAAAGTTTGTAGATTCATGAAAAACAGACAATGCAATTGAAATCCAAACGTTCTTCATTTCACTGACTTTGATTGCAGAAATGGGAAAAGAAGATCTGAGTAAGTATTAGCTACTATAACTGCAAAGATTCAAATATTACTTTGAAAATGGTGTTTCTAATTtagcagagaaaaaaaatcctacaGCAATGAAATTCTATCTtaaaatacatcaaataaatTCATTAAAGCTCATCACATAAAGGTTTCAGTATTTGGAACATTAACAATTATGTATTGTTTACCAAGAAAACCCCAAAGTAACTTACTTGACACCTTGTCCTCTTTGTTCTCCAAGCAACACCTGGACGACCAGCTTATATCGGTCAAAACCGGCATCTGTGGATGGAAAGAAAGTCGCTTTAAAACAACATGTCCTTTATTTCAGAGGGGATTTTaaggttcttcttctccttcttcttcctcttttggctTCTCCCGTCAAGGGTCGCCATAGCATTTCCACACAAAATTATATCTATAATATGATGTTTCCTCCCTCTCATCCCATTTACTTGCTACCTGtgcattttattatataatCTTTTTATTCCTTCTActattgtgttttaatgtattttcatcTTTACAAATTCATGCATCTGTTCTCGCCTTGTTTGCTCTTGATGTTGCATTTATGTAAAGTTGACTCTTTAACCCAAAGctgtggtgttgttgttgtttctaaCAGTACTTGCACATTCCCCACTAGCTGGGCTGCAGTAAGCGGCACCCACTCTTCACTTTGTCCTTGATGCTCTCCGCCAGTGTTCGGGACAGCGTGGGGACTTCCTCCGGGTCGTACTGCATCCCGGTCAGCCGCTCCCTCACGGTTTCACGGATACACTCCTTCACCACGGCTGGTTTAAACCTGAAAATATTTAGCAACGTGAGCGACACAGCAATACAGACGTCAGATAcactgtaaaatacattttacagtaTTGTTAGTTCAGTTAGTTCAGCACAATAAGACACTTACATGGAGGCTAACAAAATAAACATACCATTTGAGATAATCTGCTTGCTAAAGGCTAACTTCATTATAAATGCTAGACATGAAGATTAATCTCGATCACGACTCACTTCTGCTGGTGATTAGGTCTAATGACGTACGCATGTGTGCCCTCCAtgatgtgtgtgtattattataaCTTTAGCTACAACAAAACAGACGACGTTAGCTTCGCAGGGTTAGCAGTTACCATAGCGACGTATTTTCCTAGTTTcctgtttcaaaataaaggtacGGAAAcgacctttttttaaataaaaaataaaaacaatttaatgtgAAGCAGGGTATacaccaggcatgggcaaacccaggcccgggggccatatgcggcccgttggtctttttaatccggcccgccaaacttgtccaaattatatcattacataaaattgtattataattaaacctcattcatttgaccttttctctgtaatgctacctgtaaaaggccaaatcctttaatgcaatagctttcatgtgtcatttatattagctcacgcaagtactccatccatctgttcttggtccagccttcctgtcaaattttagaaccgattgtggcccgtgagtcaaaaagtttgcccacccctggtatACACTATCGATCTGATATAATATTGTGCCTTTTAGATATGttgattttgaaaatgttttgtaaaacaaCTTTGTCAAGGTTCATCCCTTTTAGCTTCATTTAACATTAGTATCATTACTTATGTTGGATATGAATGGGAAATGTCTTCTTATCTTGAGTTACCCTTTTCTTTCTGGGCACTTGATATTACTTTTACATCAAATTTCACTTTTTCCTCCCCTATGTCTTTTGATATTGACAGTAAGTTGGTAACCAAAGAAGTAAAATGTTGAATTCAATTCCCTTCCATTTCCAACATCATTTCAAAGCTCCTCTGATTTCAGGATCTCTTAAAAGGCACCGAGATCAAAACATTTCTAATCTGTCTTCTTTTAATTGAGAAAAGGAGCAAAacaaattcttattttattggCAAAATATCTCTCCTTGTAAGAAAAACGaaatatatgattatttttAGGCAATAAGTGTGAGGAAGGGAAGAGGGAAAGTACCTCCTCTGCGTCTGAACAGGGCGAGATTGCGCTTGACGCATTCGGATGATAGTATTGCGCAATGCTCCCTGCGTTCCCGCAACACAAGTAAATGTGAAACTTATTGGTTTCATTTCACCAAAAATCTATTTTGGGCGGGTGTATATAAAGTCTTCCAGGGGGAAGGCGAGGCATTCAGACTTGTTGGTGGACTGAGCAGATAGTCTGTGTCTCCTCAGCGGACGCCAGAGCGCAGACGGGATGGGATTATATAATTGGAGAGGCATTTTCCAGACGAAGGCAACGGATCTGGACCCAAAAGACTCCTGGAATCTTGAGTTTGATGACACTCTGGAGCCTGACTCCCCAAACCCGGGCTGGGCGCAGTACATAAAGAGCACAAGCGCAAGGTGGTTTGGTGTTTAGTGTAGTATGCAAATTAGGTTGATATAGAGGATACACAAAGTTTATCATGGCATGTTTGCGTGTTTGAGTTATTGTGTGTGATTTCACGGTAAACCATTTAGTTATATTTTTCTTATCTTGTATGTTTTATAATAAGGATCAGGTTAGTTATAGAAAATAAAGCGAGAAGAAAGCGGCTCGGTGGATTTAATGTTGCTCGGGTGAAAGGACCACAGCTTTTAGACTGACAGCAGCTGAATGGTATCAGTGTAAGTGCGTGCGCAAAACTAGAAAGTGCGCATAAAATATCAATGCCCCACAGGGTGTTTTGTAAAACACACTatttccattcttttttttaatagaagcAGAGGCACAACAGCTTAATACAGTG
Proteins encoded in this window:
- the dynlt2b gene encoding dynein light chain Tctex-type protein 2B translates to MEGTHAYVIRPNHQQKFKPAVVKECIRETVRERLTGMQYDPEEVPTLSRTLAESIKDKVKNAGFDRYKLVVQVLLGEQRGQGVKMSSRCFWDADTDNYAEDVFMNDSLFCAVAVFGSYYY